Proteins from a single region of Murdochiella vaginalis:
- a CDS encoding iron ABC transporter permease yields MGKRKEISRLGAWAFGALLLMILVFLSLLSLRIGSAGYSLQEIVDALFGNGSQTVRNILIHLRLPRVIVAIIVGACLATAGALLQAVMRNPLADPGIIGVSAGAGTAATAIMLLFPNLTTSVPIFAFAGSLLSCVLIYLMAYDGTMNPVRIVLAGVAINTVLGGFNALLQMLYSDSLSGVLSFLNGSIAASTWSKVRLILFYGLPCLCLSFLTIRGANALQLGDEMATNLGFPVTITRILISALAAFLSAATVAVVGLIGFVGLVVPHISRIIVGSDYRRLLPIGMIMGAVTALAADTIGRVAIQGMELPLGIVMSVAGGPFFLYLLKSRGKVLSGRK; encoded by the coding sequence GGGGCCTGGGCCTTTGGAGCCCTGCTCCTTATGATCCTCGTCTTTCTCTCTTTACTTTCCCTGCGGATTGGCTCAGCAGGTTACAGCCTGCAGGAGATTGTCGATGCCCTGTTTGGAAACGGGTCTCAGACAGTTCGCAATATTCTCATCCACCTTCGCTTGCCTCGGGTCATTGTGGCAATTATCGTGGGGGCCTGCCTGGCTACGGCGGGCGCCTTACTCCAGGCAGTGATGAGAAACCCCTTGGCAGACCCCGGAATTATCGGGGTCTCTGCAGGGGCGGGAACGGCAGCAACGGCAATTATGCTGCTTTTCCCCAATTTGACGACCAGCGTGCCGATTTTTGCCTTTGCCGGGTCCCTGCTCTCCTGTGTTCTGATTTATCTGATGGCCTATGATGGGACGATGAATCCGGTGCGGATTGTCTTGGCAGGAGTCGCAATCAACACGGTGCTCGGGGGATTTAACGCTCTCCTGCAAATGCTCTACAGCGACAGCTTGTCCGGCGTACTCTCTTTTTTGAATGGGTCCATTGCGGCGTCAACCTGGTCCAAGGTCCGCTTGATTTTGTTTTACGGCCTGCCCTGCTTGTGCCTAAGTTTTCTCACGATTCGAGGCGCTAACGCCCTCCAGCTGGGAGATGAAATGGCGACAAACTTGGGCTTTCCGGTGACGATCACCCGGATTCTCATTTCCGCCCTAGCTGCCTTTTTATCAGCGGCGACGGTCGCCGTAGTAGGTCTCATCGGCTTTGTCGGCCTTGTCGTCCCGCATATTAGCCGGATTATTGTAGGGTCTGACTACCGCCGACTGTTACCCATCGGCATGATTATGGGAGCGGTGACGGCCCTGGCAGCAGATACTATAGGCCGGGTGGCAATTCAGGGCATGGAACTGCCCTTGGGAATTGTCATGTCTGTGGCCGGGGGGCCTTTCTTCCTCTACCTCTTAAAGAGCAGGGGAAAAGTGCTATCCGGAAGAAAGTGA
- a CDS encoding ABC transporter ATP-binding protein: MEIQINQLHVAYGQRSVIVDFSATIREGEILTLIGPNGSGKSTLLKAVSGIIPYQKGAVFYDGRELRDWKKKEISQKIAMLPQIHYAPGDFTVRELVSYGRMPHQSLFKKDSKEDREIVDWAMERTHTRIFADRYIQQLSGGELQRVWLACSLSQKPRILFLDEPTTYLDICHQIEMMELISCLRKEEGIGIVLVLHDIGQAMDISDRVMVLKQGKKYSEGKPEEVIHGKMLSEVYSVTCDLVEVEGRERPLISYEMAESDQEQAETAPCFGYKKGRSLSCRRP; the protein is encoded by the coding sequence ATGGAGATTCAAATCAATCAGCTCCACGTTGCCTACGGACAGAGATCGGTCATTGTCGACTTTTCCGCGACCATCCGAGAAGGGGAGATTCTAACCCTAATCGGGCCGAATGGATCAGGAAAGTCCACCCTGCTCAAGGCGGTTTCCGGAATTATCCCCTACCAAAAGGGGGCGGTCTTCTACGATGGAAGGGAGCTGAGGGACTGGAAAAAGAAGGAAATTTCTCAAAAAATTGCCATGCTGCCCCAAATCCACTATGCCCCGGGAGACTTTACCGTCCGGGAGTTGGTCAGCTACGGGAGGATGCCTCACCAAAGCCTCTTTAAGAAGGATTCAAAAGAAGACCGGGAAATTGTTGACTGGGCCATGGAACGCACCCATACCCGAATTTTTGCAGATCGCTATATCCAGCAACTATCTGGAGGGGAGCTGCAGAGGGTTTGGTTAGCCTGTTCCTTGTCACAAAAGCCCCGCATCCTCTTTTTGGACGAGCCGACGACCTATCTCGACATTTGCCATCAAATCGAGATGATGGAATTAATTAGCTGCTTGCGGAAGGAGGAGGGAATCGGGATTGTCTTAGTACTCCACGACATCGGTCAGGCCATGGATATCAGTGACCGGGTGATGGTCCTCAAGCAGGGCAAAAAATACAGCGAGGGGAAGCCGGAAGAGGTCATTCACGGGAAAATGCTGTCCGAGGTGTATTCGGTTACCTGTGACCTAGTGGAAGTAGAAGGCCGGGAGCGCCCCCTCATCTCCTATGAGATGGCAGAGAGCGATCAGGAGCAGGCAGAGACGGCCCCCTGTTTTGGATACAAAAAAGGAAGGAGTCTTTCATGCAGGAGACCCTAA
- a CDS encoding nitrogenase component 1, with the protein MQETLKVEDRRDADILGRAKRLSQVQSLEEVTALSKALFPGSHCPLFGAMLLIQRIQGAACLIVGTDECTYYAKSAAMSAGRLGKMAESCYSLVLSQTDISFGSGEKLKQAVQEILQEDGIRILFVISTCLVELIGDDFDSLCQALEEEMGAKIPVVHTEHFRSENHLQGMEATLLACLSLMEETERTLSVNILGPRHEDFSKSELAECLQTIGLPISLTLPSEAGLEEIRKAPQASLNLVTDRIGLPLARAMRDRFKIPYLYFDRFVHPETIERAYRSLFQSILKEETRRQMEGWLKEKKEAFEEVYERVREKIQGYSYIYGNSPLLQMELNAYLCELGMEPKLIQLSQWGEGDDKNREKILEYADPYLSKNANISPLQAVYDQLQPDFYFGHEFFERLLQKGIVQAAMDRLGRSYGFQLSVDLLCFLEDCIDLRKKYFGGKHGGY; encoded by the coding sequence ATGCAGGAGACCCTAAAAGTAGAAGACAGAAGGGATGCGGACATTTTGGGGCGGGCCAAACGCCTGTCCCAAGTCCAATCTCTGGAAGAAGTGACCGCCCTATCCAAAGCCTTATTCCCGGGAAGCCACTGCCCCCTCTTCGGGGCCATGCTCCTTATTCAGAGGATTCAAGGGGCAGCCTGCCTGATTGTGGGGACGGATGAATGTACTTATTACGCCAAATCAGCCGCTATGTCGGCGGGAAGGCTGGGGAAAATGGCAGAATCGTGCTACTCTCTTGTGCTTTCCCAGACGGACATTAGCTTTGGCAGTGGGGAAAAGCTGAAGCAGGCGGTGCAGGAAATTTTACAAGAAGACGGCATCCGAATCTTGTTCGTCATCTCCACCTGCCTCGTGGAGCTCATTGGAGATGACTTCGATAGTCTTTGCCAGGCACTCGAAGAAGAGATGGGAGCAAAAATCCCTGTCGTTCACACCGAACATTTCCGTTCCGAAAACCACCTGCAGGGCATGGAGGCGACACTTTTGGCCTGCCTGTCCCTGATGGAGGAAACAGAGCGAACGCTGTCTGTCAATATCTTAGGTCCTCGCCACGAGGATTTTTCAAAAAGCGAGCTGGCGGAGTGCCTGCAGACCATAGGTCTTCCCATATCTCTCACTCTCCCCTCCGAGGCCGGGCTGGAGGAGATTCGAAAAGCCCCTCAGGCCAGCCTAAACCTGGTAACCGACCGGATTGGGCTCCCCTTGGCCAGGGCGATGAGGGACCGGTTCAAAATCCCTTACCTCTACTTTGACCGCTTCGTTCACCCAGAGACGATTGAAAGAGCCTACCGCAGCCTTTTCCAAAGCATTTTGAAGGAGGAGACACGGCGGCAGATGGAGGGCTGGCTCAAGGAAAAGAAAGAAGCCTTTGAAGAAGTCTACGAACGCGTCCGAGAAAAGATTCAGGGATACTCCTACATTTACGGAAATTCCCCCCTTCTACAGATGGAACTCAACGCCTACCTCTGTGAGTTGGGCATGGAACCGAAACTGATCCAGTTGTCGCAATGGGGGGAGGGTGACGACAAAAACCGGGAGAAAATCCTGGAATACGCCGACCCCTATTTGAGCAAAAACGCAAACATCAGTCCACTGCAAGCGGTATACGATCAATTACAGCCCGATTTTTACTTTGGTCATGAGTTCTTTGAACGACTACTGCAAAAGGGGATTGTCCAGGCGGCCATGGACCGCCTGGGTCGCTCTTACGGTTTTCAATTGTCGGTCGACTTGCTTTGCTTTTTGGAAGACTGCATCGACTTGAGGAAAAAGTATTTTGGAGGAAAACATGGCGGTTACTAG
- a CDS encoding nitrogenase component 1, producing MEENMAVTRFLPVPSDRMGALWNLLALEDACVLEYGPAGTTHYGISLLGELGLSVNGRYFVTHMNESDVVMGDTRNLEEAVLEIDQRQKPAHLFVVGSSVSTTIGTDLTGICHYLQEEVQAKLHVHNSGGFAGDYLVGTEEVYRMLGEIALGWEEKELSQPLRTPSCNLLGFSPDHFRLESDLVELEDMLEEALDITVASTFVVRGAIRDLDRARQAAVSLVLRKEALPLAQALKEKWGIPYLEVCFYGYDATRSSLQAIGQILGRTLSRSFQEKLEKRKRQVAYFPMYLRKIGSEIHFYSLGPSFLNEGLAAAMSPLGIRFEQQLLPVEEEKSRLQAIRSWKEGMVFADQQTLNLVDSSNYPLLTSFPWFESRIYASHLPFMGLRGMDFLAEQLMTYLLRRGL from the coding sequence TTGGAGGAAAACATGGCGGTTACTAGATTTTTACCGGTCCCATCCGATCGGATGGGCGCCTTGTGGAATCTTCTCGCCTTGGAGGATGCCTGCGTCTTGGAATACGGGCCGGCGGGAACAACCCACTACGGGATTTCCTTGCTTGGAGAGCTGGGGCTTTCTGTGAACGGTCGCTACTTTGTCACCCATATGAACGAGTCCGATGTCGTCATGGGGGATACTAGGAACTTAGAAGAAGCCGTCCTTGAAATCGATCAGAGGCAAAAGCCGGCCCATCTCTTTGTCGTAGGTTCTTCTGTTTCCACCACCATTGGGACCGACCTGACGGGAATCTGTCACTACCTGCAAGAGGAGGTTCAAGCCAAGCTTCACGTGCACAATTCTGGCGGCTTTGCAGGAGATTACCTCGTAGGGACGGAAGAAGTCTACCGGATGCTGGGGGAAATTGCTTTGGGCTGGGAAGAGAAGGAACTATCGCAGCCTTTGAGAACCCCCTCCTGCAATCTCTTGGGTTTTTCTCCGGACCACTTTCGCCTAGAATCAGACCTTGTAGAGCTGGAGGATATGTTAGAAGAAGCTCTGGATATCACGGTCGCATCGACTTTTGTCGTCCGGGGGGCAATCCGGGACCTGGACCGGGCCCGACAGGCTGCTGTCTCTCTAGTTTTGAGAAAAGAAGCCCTGCCCTTAGCCCAAGCCTTGAAGGAAAAATGGGGGATTCCTTACCTGGAAGTTTGCTTCTACGGCTATGATGCAACTCGATCTTCGCTCCAAGCCATCGGGCAGATTTTGGGCCGAACATTGTCGAGAAGCTTTCAGGAAAAGTTGGAAAAGCGGAAAAGACAGGTTGCCTATTTCCCCATGTACCTTCGAAAAATAGGATCAGAGATCCATTTCTACAGCCTAGGCCCTAGTTTTTTGAATGAGGGATTGGCGGCAGCTATGTCCCCTTTGGGCATCCGATTTGAACAGCAATTGCTGCCGGTAGAAGAGGAAAAAAGCCGCCTGCAGGCAATCCGGTCCTGGAAGGAAGGGATGGTCTTTGCTGACCAACAGACCTTAAACCTAGTGGATTCCAGCAACTACCCGCTTTTGACATCTTTTCCCTGGTTTGAAAGCCGGATTTACGCCAGCCACCTACCCTTTATGGGCCTGCGGGGCATGGACTTTCTGGCAGAACAGTTGATGACCTATTTGCTGCGGCGGGGCTTGTAA
- a CDS encoding flavodoxin family protein, giving the protein MKFVVAYRSLTGCTKKLAEAIYESIDEGEKELLDINERPDISDADIVALGYYVIQGGPDDLVKDWIRQVKGKRVFLFCTLAYFADSKHAFDSMQSAIDLVEEAGGEVLGNFIANGALAPGLIERFKKMAQENPDNPHAYTEEKGIRYEIFKDHPSQKECDLAVERFHERVLLSQRIRKLKEQ; this is encoded by the coding sequence ATGAAATTTGTAGTAGCTTACCGCTCGTTGACCGGTTGCACGAAGAAGTTGGCGGAGGCCATTTACGAGAGCATTGACGAAGGGGAGAAAGAGCTTCTGGACATCAATGAAAGACCCGACATCTCGGATGCGGACATTGTCGCCTTGGGTTATTATGTGATCCAGGGAGGGCCGGATGATCTTGTCAAGGACTGGATCAGACAGGTCAAGGGAAAAAGGGTCTTTCTTTTCTGCACCCTGGCCTATTTTGCCGATTCTAAGCACGCGTTTGACTCCATGCAGTCGGCCATCGACCTAGTCGAAGAGGCCGGCGGGGAAGTTCTGGGCAACTTCATTGCCAATGGAGCCTTGGCTCCCGGTTTGATTGAAAGGTTTAAAAAGATGGCCCAGGAGAATCCGGACAACCCACACGCCTACACGGAAGAAAAGGGAATCCGGTATGAGATTTTCAAAGACCACCCCAGCCAAAAGGAGTGCGACCTAGCTGTAGAGCGGTTTCATGAGCGGGTTTTGCTGTCGCAGAGAATCCGCAAGTTGAAAGAGCAGTAA